A part of Marinicella rhabdoformis genomic DNA contains:
- a CDS encoding acyl-CoA dehydrogenase domain-containing protein, protein MLSYFFALFTLSVTAAYYRLPFWLLSVLWFLTPFVFYKLKFITNTQGIITLFLLLNAMALINIRPIRRWLVTIPMLHGLNNKDQNAWRKFSRIDDGWLTTKFEKNLFNGNPDFKTALLHSPATSQKVKQLFNAIEKQTTTTASAFPEYLASLGLQGILTPEQYDGLGLTPYECTQVIERIASHEPLLGAAVGILSCESAITLINHHGSKEQKRQYLPAFAQAEKQVFLNPTFLYELLENNQSSIEGRIDSEVHDNKTIHGIRLSFDDVIVMGTNKSSVFYLAIHVTDFTNELSKKTKLGTALCLFDTERDDIKVRHGNPTFKGLFQYYHLSADNIFIPLSQIIGGFGAVNQGIKQLYQLQSFAAGIWPAAVSLPIHRSGTLISWHFSHIKKQNSRALLDYRLVKKQLIRQFSHSQRLKLLNQMAMSGNNKNMSYSHILFKNSILDASLDQLTWLRTILGSHAHNIKGENNLNQYFRIKHLSMELDGDSHEINQLPLMKKVALSSHPWYAKEIALMSEPKVDPKLLDRYLFKHMGWVMHQLAKVWVYAVRTSWFGRLFWRRKKRQNFIKRISASYAFIADLALIKWSLKKDSNTEFTGYLATCNQHLLMLMVLIQAYEQQSDNPAEKWLLKQSLKDSFYLSQRALNQCINSAFSRFGALALKVMIFPFGKPFHQASFSPKGDYDLSQVEANGNKPHSILQQIADASKQLSAVQSIEHAVSNATGTALTTKNHQVLINRTLAAGIISVEQAEQIRAAYDAILNIQLINHFGNKDETQEN, encoded by the coding sequence ATGTTAAGCTACTTCTTCGCACTCTTTACCCTATCAGTCACAGCGGCTTATTATCGCCTGCCTTTTTGGCTGCTTTCTGTGTTGTGGTTTTTAACGCCTTTTGTCTTTTACAAACTCAAGTTCATCACCAATACACAAGGCATCATTACCTTGTTCTTGCTGCTCAATGCGATGGCTTTGATTAACATTCGCCCCATTCGGCGATGGTTAGTCACCATCCCTATGCTTCATGGACTCAATAACAAAGATCAAAATGCCTGGCGTAAATTCAGTCGCATTGATGACGGTTGGTTAACTACAAAGTTTGAGAAGAACTTGTTCAATGGCAATCCTGACTTCAAAACAGCACTGCTCCACTCTCCTGCGACATCTCAAAAAGTAAAACAACTGTTCAATGCCATAGAAAAACAAACCACAACGACTGCTTCTGCTTTTCCAGAATATTTGGCATCACTTGGATTGCAGGGAATTTTAACTCCTGAACAATACGATGGACTGGGATTGACTCCATATGAATGCACACAAGTCATTGAACGCATTGCCAGTCATGAGCCTTTACTGGGTGCAGCTGTGGGCATTTTAAGCTGCGAGTCTGCCATTACTTTGATTAACCACCATGGTTCAAAAGAACAAAAAAGACAATATTTACCAGCATTTGCTCAAGCTGAAAAACAAGTTTTTCTGAATCCAACTTTTTTATATGAACTACTGGAAAACAACCAGTCTTCAATTGAAGGTCGAATAGACAGCGAAGTTCACGACAACAAAACCATTCATGGCATCAGGCTGAGTTTTGATGATGTTATTGTCATGGGTACAAACAAATCATCGGTGTTTTACTTGGCCATTCATGTCACAGATTTCACCAATGAATTAAGTAAAAAAACCAAACTCGGCACCGCCTTGTGCCTCTTTGATACTGAAAGAGATGACATTAAAGTGCGCCACGGCAACCCCACTTTCAAAGGTTTGTTTCAGTACTACCACCTGTCAGCAGATAACATTTTCATACCCCTAAGCCAAATCATTGGGGGCTTTGGTGCGGTTAACCAAGGCATCAAACAACTCTACCAGTTACAATCATTTGCAGCAGGTATTTGGCCCGCTGCAGTATCATTGCCGATACATCGAAGTGGTACGTTAATTTCGTGGCACTTTTCTCACATCAAAAAACAAAACAGCCGTGCCTTGCTCGATTACCGTTTGGTGAAGAAACAATTAATCCGACAATTCAGCCACAGTCAAAGACTCAAATTACTCAACCAAATGGCCATGTCCGGCAACAACAAAAACATGAGTTACAGTCACATACTGTTTAAAAACTCTATCCTTGATGCCTCTTTAGACCAGTTGACGTGGTTGCGCACCATATTGGGATCACACGCACATAACATCAAAGGTGAAAATAACCTCAACCAATACTTCCGCATCAAGCATTTAAGTATGGAGCTGGATGGTGACAGCCATGAGATCAACCAATTGCCATTGATGAAAAAAGTGGCACTCTCTTCACATCCTTGGTATGCCAAGGAAATTGCATTGATGTCGGAACCTAAGGTTGACCCCAAACTATTAGACCGTTACCTGTTCAAACACATGGGATGGGTTATGCACCAATTGGCTAAGGTCTGGGTTTATGCCGTCCGCACATCATGGTTTGGTCGTTTGTTTTGGCGCAGGAAAAAACGCCAAAACTTCATCAAACGCATCAGTGCCAGTTATGCTTTCATTGCCGACTTGGCATTGATTAAGTGGTCATTAAAAAAAGACAGCAACACCGAATTCACAGGGTATTTAGCGACATGCAACCAACACTTATTGATGTTGATGGTCTTGATCCAAGCTTACGAACAACAAAGTGATAACCCAGCTGAAAAATGGCTGCTTAAACAATCATTAAAAGACAGTTTCTACCTCAGTCAAAGGGCACTTAACCAGTGCATAAACAGTGCTTTTTCTCGCTTTGGTGCCTTGGCCCTCAAAGTCATGATATTCCCTTTTGGCAAACCCTTTCATCAGGCCAGCTTTTCACCCAAGGGTGATTATGACCTGTCACAAGTAGAAGCCAATGGCAACAAGCCACACAGCATATTGCAACAAATCGCCGATGCCTCAAAGCAATTGTCTGCAGTACAAAGCATAGAACACGCCGTGAGCAATGCCACTGGCACGGCGTTAACAACAAAGAATCACCAGGTGCTGATTAACCGCACCTTAGCCGCAGGCATCATCAGCGTCGAACAAGCGGAACAAATCAGGGCCGCATATGACGCCATATTAAATATTCAACTGATTAACCATTTTGGAAATAAAGATGAAACTCAAGAAAATTAA
- the purF gene encoding amidophosphoribosyltransferase yields MCGIVGIISNNDVASTIYECLTILQHRGQDAAGMATCDQGKLELVKNNGLVSDVFSSEAAQKLKGKSGIGHVRYPTAGSSNFEEAQPFYVNSPFGIALAHNGNLHNAEQLKEELFVEDRRHINTQSDSEVLLNVFAHELQNASGLHITPEAIFHAVSRVHKRCQGAYANVAIIPGYGIVAFRDPNGIRPLVYGVRKSEAGDEYMVASESIALDSHNFELIDDVAPGEAIIITEDRQLITKVCATKTQLSPCVFEYVYFARPDSMIDDVSVYKARLRMGEKLAERILERWPDHDIDVVIPIPESSRVSAIPLAYHLDVKFREGFIKNRYIGRTFIMPGQEQRIQSVRRKLNAVPLEFKGKNVLLIDDSIVRGTTSQQIIQMARQAGANKVYFASAAPPVRYPNVYGIDMPISEELIAHNRTEEEICELLGADGLIYQTLEDLEAACKEGNQEIDRFDSSCFSNEYVTGVDSEYFNQVSDKRNDQAKKGNG; encoded by the coding sequence ATGTGCGGAATCGTAGGAATAATCAGTAACAATGATGTGGCGTCAACCATTTATGAATGTTTGACCATACTACAGCACCGCGGCCAAGATGCTGCCGGTATGGCGACTTGTGACCAAGGCAAGTTAGAGTTGGTCAAGAACAACGGTTTGGTCAGCGATGTTTTCAGTTCTGAGGCAGCACAAAAACTGAAAGGAAAGTCAGGCATTGGTCATGTTCGCTATCCAACCGCGGGTTCGAGTAATTTTGAAGAAGCACAGCCTTTTTATGTGAACTCACCTTTTGGTATTGCCTTGGCACACAATGGTAATTTACATAATGCCGAACAATTGAAAGAAGAGCTGTTTGTTGAAGACCGCAGGCACATCAATACGCAGTCTGACTCAGAAGTATTACTCAATGTGTTTGCCCATGAATTACAAAATGCATCAGGCTTACACATCACGCCTGAAGCGATATTCCATGCCGTATCTCGCGTTCATAAGCGCTGTCAAGGCGCCTATGCCAATGTGGCGATTATCCCGGGCTACGGGATCGTGGCTTTTCGTGATCCAAATGGCATCAGGCCATTGGTTTATGGCGTGCGTAAAAGCGAAGCGGGTGATGAATACATGGTGGCTTCTGAGAGTATTGCTTTAGATTCTCATAATTTTGAGTTGATTGATGATGTGGCGCCAGGTGAGGCCATTATCATCACCGAAGACCGCCAGTTGATAACCAAAGTGTGTGCCACAAAAACACAACTTTCTCCCTGCGTTTTTGAATACGTTTATTTCGCCAGGCCAGACTCAATGATTGATGATGTCTCGGTGTATAAAGCCCGGTTGCGAATGGGTGAAAAACTGGCAGAAAGAATTTTAGAACGCTGGCCTGATCATGACATTGATGTGGTGATTCCAATTCCTGAATCTTCACGTGTTAGCGCCATTCCATTGGCCTACCATTTGGATGTGAAGTTCAGAGAAGGGTTTATTAAAAATCGATACATAGGCCGCACCTTCATCATGCCAGGGCAAGAGCAAAGAATTCAATCCGTTCGCCGCAAATTAAATGCGGTACCCTTGGAGTTCAAAGGAAAGAATGTGTTGTTGATTGATGACTCCATCGTACGCGGTACAACGTCACAGCAAATCATACAAATGGCCAGACAAGCCGGCGCCAATAAAGTGTATTTTGCATCAGCTGCGCCACCAGTCCGCTACCCCAATGTTTATGGTATAGATATGCCGATTTCAGAAGAGTTGATCGCACATAACCGAACGGAAGAAGAAATCTGTGAATTGTTGGGTGCCGATGGTTTGATATACCAAACTTTGGAAGATTTGGAGGCGGCTTGCAAAGAAGGTAATCAAGAGATCGATCGCTTTGATTCGTCATGTTTCTCTAATGAGTATGTTACGGGTGTCGATTCTGAGTATTTCAATCAAGTGAGTGACAAGCGAAACGACCAAGCCAAAAAAGGAAATGGCTGA
- the pilW gene encoding type IV pilus biogenesis/stability protein PilW: MKYSWILVVVLLSACGSNPSKPSGHLYQENDSQNIPADSKEMLNVRMGVAYFERGDYDTALEKLKRALSYNSKLAIAHSAIATVYATLNAQLDAERHYKLSVKYGPKDPTILNNYGTYLCQKGEYELALSYYEKTLANPFYKTPETVHENMGVCLVQSNQHSKAEPHFRKALQYNSKLPVSLYNMVVVSSAKGDYMKARAFLQRLQNVAALDERILKIGYEVETEMGNKRAANRYLGMIKQIKRN; this comes from the coding sequence ATGAAATACAGTTGGATTTTGGTTGTTGTTCTTTTGTCTGCTTGTGGGTCAAACCCCAGTAAGCCGAGCGGGCATTTATACCAAGAAAATGACAGTCAAAACATTCCAGCTGACAGCAAAGAGATGCTGAATGTTCGTATGGGTGTGGCTTATTTTGAGCGAGGTGATTACGACACTGCCTTGGAAAAATTAAAGCGGGCATTGTCATATAATTCGAAGCTTGCGATTGCCCACTCGGCTATTGCAACAGTTTATGCCACATTGAATGCTCAGTTGGATGCTGAAAGGCATTACAAACTGTCTGTGAAATACGGACCCAAAGACCCAACAATTTTAAATAATTACGGTACTTATTTATGCCAAAAAGGTGAATATGAGTTGGCTTTAAGTTATTACGAAAAAACTTTGGCTAATCCTTTTTACAAAACGCCAGAAACGGTACACGAAAATATGGGTGTGTGTTTGGTGCAGTCAAATCAACACAGCAAAGCGGAACCTCATTTCAGAAAAGCTTTGCAGTACAATTCGAAACTGCCTGTGTCTTTGTACAACATGGTGGTTGTGTCATCTGCTAAAGGTGACTATATGAAGGCCAGGGCTTTTTTACAAAGATTACAAAACGTTGCAGCATTGGATGAGCGAATTTTAAAAATAGGATATGAAGTTGAAACCGAGATGGGTAACAAGCGTGCAGCTAACCGATACTTGGGTATGATAAAGCAAATAAAAAGAAACTAA
- a CDS encoding CvpA family protein — MNWFDITIIGILTLSVIVSMFRGLIREVLSLLIWVGAFWVAWTFVDNGATALTPYIELPSARHLIAFIALFLVALIIGGLINYLVGTMVKKTGLGASDRFFGMFFGLGRGVVAVTALVLFLKATPFSQDPWWTEAKLQPHFSKLADWVKQKMPDEMSEYFNFISPEALQKTLTPGFPESTEPEAAEPPVQSDPEDTETTKPEQTSQDI; from the coding sequence ATGAATTGGTTTGATATAACCATCATTGGCATCCTGACACTCTCAGTCATTGTCAGTATGTTCAGGGGGTTGATTAGAGAAGTGTTGTCACTTTTGATTTGGGTAGGTGCATTTTGGGTTGCCTGGACCTTTGTTGACAATGGAGCTACCGCTTTAACACCCTATATAGAATTGCCTTCAGCGCGACATTTGATCGCTTTTATTGCTTTATTTTTGGTCGCATTGATTATTGGTGGTTTGATAAATTATTTGGTCGGCACGATGGTGAAAAAAACCGGATTAGGTGCCAGTGACCGTTTTTTTGGTATGTTCTTTGGCTTGGGTAGGGGTGTGGTTGCAGTGACTGCACTGGTGCTGTTTTTAAAAGCAACGCCATTTTCACAAGACCCTTGGTGGACTGAAGCCAAATTACAACCACATTTTTCTAAGTTGGCCGATTGGGTCAAACAAAAAATGCCAGATGAAATGTCAGAATATTTTAATTTCATCAGTCCAGAAGCATTACAAAAAACATTGACTCCAGGATTTCCTGAGTCTACAGAACCAGAAGCCGCTGAGCCGCCTGTACAGAGCGACCCAGAAGATACAGAAACAACCAAACCAGAGCAAACTTCACAGGACATTTAA
- a CDS encoding helix-turn-helix domain-containing protein, which translates to MKTIEPNKITLSELAGYRSQAGFSAKQLADNMRVSLPIVEHIESGAFEKIGAAPFIRGHVVNYCKALKLDSDLVLGQIPGQLLTHKNVQRPDAFLPASVSKVRLRTNHYGRYAFGTTLLAVLSLSAYFVWDKWGVIPGQNDSLQLLSSDKESVTYSSIIPPVHKVGKGVVTEQATPVDLLESESEKTQGLTENVGSTVESLTAADQADDTEVDNAEAPEVQLAYVLEFDLQEAAWVSIKTEAGEKVVHDLIGPGLRRYESDQPMSLRIGNAEKLSLSINGESVDVVQFADKNLAKFSWPLDS; encoded by the coding sequence ATGAAAACCATAGAACCTAATAAAATAACCCTTTCTGAATTGGCCGGTTACAGAAGCCAAGCTGGGTTTTCAGCAAAACAACTGGCTGACAATATGCGTGTCAGCTTACCCATCGTAGAGCACATTGAATCTGGTGCCTTTGAAAAAATTGGAGCAGCACCATTTATACGTGGGCATGTGGTCAATTATTGCAAAGCATTAAAATTGGATTCTGATTTGGTTTTGGGTCAAATTCCAGGTCAATTACTCACTCATAAAAATGTCCAGCGGCCTGATGCATTTTTACCTGCTTCGGTTTCAAAAGTCAGGTTGAGGACGAACCATTATGGGCGTTATGCTTTTGGTACGACTTTATTAGCAGTTCTTAGCTTGAGTGCCTACTTTGTATGGGACAAGTGGGGTGTTATACCTGGGCAAAACGATTCATTGCAGTTGTTGAGCTCTGATAAAGAATCGGTGACTTACTCTTCGATCATTCCACCGGTTCACAAAGTGGGCAAGGGTGTGGTGACAGAGCAAGCAACACCTGTTGATTTGCTTGAGAGCGAAAGTGAAAAAACGCAAGGTCTTACTGAAAATGTGGGTTCAACAGTAGAGAGCTTAACGGCAGCAGATCAAGCTGATGACACTGAAGTGGATAACGCAGAAGCACCTGAAGTACAGTTGGCTTATGTTCTTGAGTTTGATTTACAAGAAGCTGCTTGGGTTTCAATCAAAACTGAGGCAGGTGAAAAAGTGGTTCATGATTTAATTGGTCCTGGTTTGCGACGTTATGAGTCTGATCAGCCGATGTCTTTACGGATTGGAAACGCTGAAAAATTGTCATTGTCTATCAATGGAGAATCCGTCGACGTGGTTCAGTTTGCGGATAAAAATTTAGCTAAATTCTCTTGGCCTTTAGACTCTTAA
- a CDS encoding TetR/AcrR family transcriptional regulator has translation MTTLSTKDRILNTTEQLIAEHGFSGISIRKISQAAQSNLAAINYHFGNKQQLINEVLERRLNNLFAIRQSMLDELNQGEKQACVLEQVLHAFIAPALFMINDKNQGGKTFMIVLARAYAEQGEHLHQLMTTKYTDTIKAFADAIHQSAPHLDKETVFWRFHFIIGSLTYAMSDFGASSMSKQMTESEYFNKSVEELIKFALQSLQA, from the coding sequence ATGACCACTTTATCTACCAAAGACCGCATCCTAAACACCACCGAGCAACTGATAGCAGAACATGGATTTTCCGGCATTTCAATCAGAAAAATCAGCCAAGCAGCACAAAGTAATTTGGCTGCCATCAACTACCACTTTGGTAACAAACAACAGTTGATAAACGAAGTATTAGAACGCCGCTTGAATAACCTCTTTGCCATCAGGCAAAGCATGTTAGATGAATTAAATCAGGGTGAAAAACAAGCCTGTGTTCTTGAACAAGTGCTGCATGCTTTTATTGCACCCGCCTTGTTTATGATCAATGACAAAAACCAAGGCGGAAAAACGTTCATGATTGTTTTGGCTCGCGCCTATGCTGAACAAGGTGAGCATTTGCATCAATTGATGACGACCAAATACACCGACACCATCAAGGCTTTTGCCGACGCAATTCATCAATCGGCACCACATTTGGATAAAGAAACTGTCTTTTGGCGGTTTCACTTCATCATTGGCTCTCTGACCTATGCGATGAGCGATTTTGGCGCCTCCAGCATGTCAAAACAAATGACAGAGTCTGAGTATTTCAACAAATCTGTTGAGGAATTGATTAAGTTCGCTCTGCAATCACTTCAGGCTTAA
- the ndk gene encoding nucleoside-diphosphate kinase yields the protein MSQERTLSIIKPDAVAKNVIGQIIQRFENAGLKVVAAKMKQLSTAEAEGFYAVHKERPFFNDLVSFMTSGPVFVQVLEGEGAILKNRDIMGATNPKEAAAGTIRADFADSIDANAVHGSDAPETAAVEIAYFFSTTELS from the coding sequence ATGTCACAAGAAAGAACTTTATCAATCATTAAGCCCGATGCGGTTGCGAAAAACGTCATTGGTCAAATCATTCAACGTTTTGAAAATGCAGGCTTAAAAGTCGTTGCAGCTAAAATGAAACAATTGAGTACTGCTGAAGCTGAAGGCTTTTATGCGGTCCATAAAGAAAGACCTTTTTTCAATGATTTGGTTTCTTTCATGACTTCAGGCCCTGTGTTTGTTCAAGTTTTAGAAGGCGAAGGTGCCATCTTGAAAAATCGCGACATCATGGGCGCAACAAATCCTAAAGAAGCTGCTGCTGGTACCATTCGAGCTGACTTCGCTGACAGCATTGACGCCAATGCGGTTCACGGATCTGATGCACCTGAAACAGCAGCCGTTGAGATTGCATACTTTTTCTCAACAACAGAATTGAGTTAA
- a CDS encoding SPOR domain-containing protein — MDQELKQRLIGASVIIALAIIFVPMLFDGDGVKQQNQNISIEIPDSPSDLEVKTFEIDKPVTDQKLNLPEGDVTLAQQNVSTAENQKQQSVVQPVLIDKAEEEKQAEEQTARAVVEAEPDPVVEVEAKPDTKVTQKNKQNETTVKPAAEDKPKRSAPVEAIGLAYRVKLGSFSKQANAQKVKTQLLQKKIRSLVEKDATRNLYHVWSADMYQSKSKAEVYVKAVNALKLNIGQPSVQSMDAKQVDALAQTGQLGWVVQLGSFSAKDNAIELRNKVKAAGFSGFVDRIKNSKGENRFRLRVGPLMEKADAQKAQADISNRLRITGLIKTHEPGLPVES; from the coding sequence ATGGATCAAGAGCTGAAACAACGGTTAATTGGCGCGTCAGTTATCATCGCATTGGCGATTATATTTGTCCCGATGCTATTTGATGGTGACGGGGTCAAGCAACAAAACCAAAACATCAGCATTGAGATTCCAGACTCGCCGAGTGATTTAGAGGTTAAAACCTTTGAAATCGATAAGCCTGTTACAGATCAGAAGCTTAACTTGCCAGAAGGTGATGTAACGCTGGCACAGCAAAACGTGTCAACGGCTGAAAACCAAAAGCAACAATCAGTAGTTCAACCTGTTTTGATTGACAAGGCTGAGGAAGAAAAGCAAGCTGAAGAGCAAACGGCACGAGCGGTGGTAGAAGCTGAACCAGATCCAGTTGTTGAGGTTGAGGCCAAACCTGACACCAAGGTGACTCAAAAAAATAAACAAAATGAAACCACAGTAAAGCCAGCAGCTGAGGATAAGCCGAAACGTTCTGCGCCTGTTGAGGCCATTGGTTTGGCATATCGAGTAAAATTAGGCAGCTTTTCAAAGCAAGCCAATGCACAAAAAGTCAAAACACAGTTATTGCAAAAGAAAATCAGGTCATTGGTAGAAAAAGATGCGACCAGAAACTTATATCACGTTTGGTCTGCAGACATGTATCAAAGCAAATCCAAGGCTGAGGTGTATGTGAAAGCGGTTAATGCTTTGAAGCTCAATATTGGTCAACCCTCTGTGCAAAGTATGGATGCCAAGCAAGTCGATGCATTGGCGCAAACTGGGCAGTTGGGCTGGGTGGTTCAACTGGGAAGTTTTTCTGCCAAGGACAATGCCATTGAATTACGGAATAAAGTCAAAGCCGCAGGCTTTTCGGGCTTTGTAGACAGAATCAAAAACAGCAAAGGTGAAAACCGTTTCAGGTTGCGAGTGGGTCCTTTGATGGAAAAAGCGGATGCCCAAAAAGCCCAAGCTGACATCAGCAATCGATTGAGAATCACTGGATTGATTAAAACCCATGAGCCTGGTCTGCCTGTTGAATCATGA
- the hisS gene encoding histidine--tRNA ligase: MANKVTRLRGMYDVTPEEVWIWQRLEQTITGLLHQYGYQEIRFPVLEKTALFHSAIGEVTDVVEKEMFTFETRKGESISMRPEGTASTVRTVLQNGMIFNDPQKLWYLGPMFRYEKPQKGRNRQFTQVGAEVFGFEGPDVDAELLLMTSRMWEALGLKNVRLELNTLGTQTCREAYRNVLIEFFEQHIDVLDDEAKNRLHSNPLRILDSKNPAIKAIIKDAPQIADYLSDEAKSHFQGLLDALDACGLDYVINRNLVRGLDYYSHNVFEWITEDLGAQGTICAGGRYDKLVEMQGGKPTPATGFAMGVDRLVELIKDLNLWQADRLADVYLIRDKAVSAQHGLKLSEVIRKALPNVRLVCNMGEASFKSQFKKADKSGARFAIILGEAEQNEGVVSVKSMVDREFQQQTMAPDALIDFLSKQFER; encoded by the coding sequence TTGGCTAATAAAGTTACCCGTTTACGTGGCATGTACGATGTCACTCCCGAAGAAGTTTGGATTTGGCAACGATTAGAGCAAACCATCACTGGCCTATTACACCAGTACGGCTATCAAGAAATCAGATTCCCTGTATTAGAAAAAACGGCTTTGTTCCATTCTGCCATTGGTGAAGTTACGGATGTGGTCGAAAAAGAAATGTTTACCTTCGAGACACGCAAAGGTGAATCCATCAGCATGCGTCCAGAAGGCACAGCGTCTACTGTTCGTACGGTTTTACAAAATGGCATGATTTTCAATGACCCACAAAAACTGTGGTATTTGGGACCCATGTTCCGATATGAGAAGCCTCAAAAAGGGCGCAACCGCCAATTCACTCAAGTAGGTGCAGAGGTGTTTGGCTTTGAGGGGCCGGATGTCGATGCGGAATTGCTGCTGATGACCAGTCGCATGTGGGAAGCTTTGGGTTTAAAAAATGTGCGTTTGGAATTGAATACTTTAGGAACACAGACTTGTCGTGAAGCGTACAGGAATGTGTTGATTGAGTTTTTTGAGCAACACATTGATGTGCTGGATGATGAGGCAAAAAATAGATTGCACAGCAATCCGTTGCGAATACTGGATTCTAAAAACCCTGCCATCAAGGCCATCATCAAAGATGCACCACAGATTGCTGATTATTTAAGTGATGAGGCCAAATCACATTTTCAAGGGTTGCTTGATGCATTAGATGCTTGTGGTCTCGATTATGTGATTAACCGCAATTTGGTTCGTGGCTTAGATTATTACAGTCACAATGTTTTTGAGTGGATTACTGAAGATTTAGGTGCACAAGGCACGATTTGTGCTGGTGGCCGCTATGATAAGTTGGTTGAAATGCAAGGCGGTAAACCGACACCTGCGACAGGTTTTGCTATGGGTGTTGATCGACTGGTTGAGTTGATTAAAGACCTCAACCTATGGCAGGCTGATCGACTTGCCGATGTGTATTTAATTCGAGACAAGGCAGTCAGTGCACAACATGGGCTGAAGTTGTCTGAAGTTATCAGGAAAGCATTGCCGAATGTTCGCTTAGTCTGCAACATGGGGGAAGCGTCTTTTAAATCACAATTCAAAAAAGCCGATAAATCAGGTGCCAGGTTCGCTATAATATTGGGTGAAGCAGAGCAGAATGAAGGTGTCGTTTCAGTGAAATCTATGGTTGACCGTGAATTTCAACAGCAAACCATGGCGCCAGACGCTTTGATTGATTTTTTATCAAAACAATTTGAAAGGTGA
- the rlmN gene encoding 23S rRNA (adenine(2503)-C(2))-methyltransferase RlmN: MKKRSTHLLDYDRAGLEALFLHLGEQRFRASQAMKWIYGEREMNLDAFSNFSKTLREKLKAVFTLDVPELVSEQKSVDGTIKWLLKVDEVNAVEVVYIPEKNRGTLCVSSQVGCSLNCTFCATGAQGFNRHLTTAEIIAQVWVAAKQLDHHPVKNRRITNIVMMGMGEPLANYSNVLPALNIMRDDFGFGFANRRVTVSTAGMVSKIDQLNLDADVSLAISLHSPFDDLRDKLVPLNKKYNIETLLASCRRFIKDKKKARITWEYTLIDGVNDQPEHARALTKLLSKIPSKINLIPFNPFPGTLFKQSKPENIERFKEICMKAGYITTVRKTRGDDIAAACGQLAGEFMDRTRRSGQVNKLALELV, encoded by the coding sequence TTGAAAAAAAGATCCACGCATTTGCTCGATTATGATAGAGCCGGATTAGAAGCGTTGTTCCTTCATTTGGGGGAGCAACGTTTTCGCGCGTCTCAAGCCATGAAATGGATTTATGGTGAGCGAGAAATGAATTTGGATGCATTCAGTAATTTCAGCAAAACATTGCGTGAAAAGTTGAAAGCGGTATTTACATTGGATGTACCAGAATTGGTCAGTGAACAAAAATCAGTTGATGGCACCATCAAGTGGCTGTTGAAAGTTGATGAAGTGAATGCTGTAGAGGTTGTTTACATTCCTGAAAAAAATCGAGGTACTTTATGCGTGTCTTCTCAGGTAGGTTGTTCATTAAACTGTACTTTTTGTGCCACCGGTGCGCAAGGGTTTAACAGACATTTGACCACGGCTGAGATCATTGCTCAAGTTTGGGTGGCTGCCAAGCAGTTAGACCATCATCCTGTAAAAAATCGACGCATCACTAACATTGTTATGATGGGCATGGGTGAGCCATTGGCCAATTACAGCAATGTTTTACCTGCTTTGAATATCATGAGGGATGATTTTGGTTTTGGGTTTGCTAATCGACGTGTGACAGTGAGCACTGCTGGTATGGTCTCAAAAATTGATCAGCTTAATTTGGATGCTGATGTGTCTTTGGCGATATCTTTGCATTCACCTTTTGATGACTTGCGCGATAAACTGGTACCATTGAATAAAAAATACAACATTGAAACACTCTTGGCGTCCTGTCGTCGATTTATCAAAGACAAGAAAAAAGCCAGAATCACATGGGAATACACTTTAATTGACGGTGTAAACGACCAACCTGAGCATGCACGAGCTTTGACCAAGTTGCTGTCAAAAATTCCCAGTAAAATCAATTTAATACCTTTTAACCCGTTTCCAGGCACCCTGTTTAAGCAGTCAAAACCTGAAAACATCGAACGGTTCAAAGAAATATGTATGAAAGCTGGCTACATTACGACTGTACGCAAGACCAGAGGTGATGACATTGCCGCAGCTTGTGGGCAATTGGCTGGTGAGTTTATGGACCGAACCCGACGATCGGGTCAGGTGAACAAGTTGGCATTGGAGTTAGTGTAA